A single genomic interval of Fibrobacter sp. UWB13 harbors:
- the glmS gene encoding glutamine--fructose-6-phosphate transaminase (isomerizing): MCGIIGYNGKGEALPVLIEGLKKMEYRGYDSSGVAVIENGQIKVVRASGKIKALEDKLKTTPIKGSIGIAHTRWATHGAPTETNAHPHTSYDGKISIVHNGIIENYASLKAKLISEGIEFKSETDTEVVAHLIARYYNGDLKSAVLKALKQIEGTFGLGVISSDEPNVLIGARRGSPLILGIGNDDDFYLASDVSAIINHTQKVVYLDDNDIVQIKDGGYSIVNMSSHEVQREVQDVEFDADAVAKGGFPHFMLKEIFEQPEVLRNTMRGRLLTAEGNAKLAGLDTNIKELRNINRIIITACGTSYYAGMVGEYMIEDLAGVPVEVEYASEFRYRNPIIKPGTLVIAISQSGETADTLAALREAQQKGATALAICNGVGSTIARTSDGGVYLHAGPEIGVASTKAFTSQVTVLAMIALLLGRQRRLSFETGADIVKDLLELPDLVTETLKLSDSIAEIAKTLCKANNFLYLGRHFCYPVAMEGALKLKEISYIHAEGYPAAEMKHGPIALIDENMPVVVIAPKDSLFDKIISNIREIKARGGKVIAVTTEDCHPLDEIADHIITVPKTRPMLMPILACVPLQLLAYHIAVLRGNDVDQPRNLAKSVTVE; this comes from the coding sequence ATGTGCGGAATTATCGGATATAATGGAAAAGGGGAAGCTTTACCGGTCCTCATCGAAGGGCTTAAGAAAATGGAATACCGAGGCTACGATAGCTCAGGTGTTGCCGTCATCGAAAACGGACAAATCAAAGTTGTCCGTGCCTCCGGGAAAATCAAGGCTCTCGAAGACAAATTAAAAACCACCCCGATCAAGGGTTCCATAGGCATCGCCCACACGCGCTGGGCCACCCACGGCGCCCCCACTGAAACAAACGCCCATCCACACACAAGCTATGATGGAAAGATTTCGATAGTCCACAACGGCATTATCGAAAACTACGCAAGCCTCAAGGCAAAACTCATCTCCGAAGGCATTGAATTCAAGTCTGAAACCGATACCGAAGTCGTAGCCCACCTGATTGCACGCTATTATAATGGCGACCTCAAGTCCGCCGTACTCAAGGCACTCAAGCAGATTGAAGGTACATTCGGTCTCGGCGTCATCAGCAGCGACGAACCGAACGTCTTGATTGGCGCCCGTCGCGGAAGCCCGCTCATCTTGGGTATCGGAAACGACGACGATTTCTACCTCGCGAGTGACGTTTCCGCCATCATCAACCACACACAGAAAGTTGTTTACCTCGATGACAATGACATCGTCCAAATCAAGGACGGCGGATACTCCATCGTAAACATGAGCAGCCACGAAGTGCAGCGCGAAGTCCAGGACGTGGAATTTGACGCCGACGCAGTCGCCAAGGGCGGATTCCCGCACTTCATGCTCAAGGAAATTTTCGAACAGCCCGAAGTGTTGCGCAATACAATGCGTGGTCGTTTGCTCACCGCCGAAGGTAATGCAAAGCTCGCCGGCCTCGACACAAACATCAAGGAACTCCGTAACATCAACCGTATCATCATCACTGCCTGCGGCACGAGCTACTATGCAGGCATGGTCGGTGAATACATGATCGAAGACCTCGCCGGCGTTCCGGTCGAAGTCGAATACGCTTCGGAATTCCGCTACAGAAACCCGATCATCAAGCCGGGTACACTCGTTATTGCCATCAGCCAGTCCGGCGAAACCGCCGACACGCTCGCCGCTCTCCGCGAAGCCCAGCAGAAAGGCGCAACAGCACTCGCCATCTGTAACGGCGTTGGTTCGACAATTGCACGCACAAGCGACGGTGGCGTTTACCTGCACGCCGGTCCGGAAATCGGTGTGGCCAGCACCAAGGCATTCACAAGCCAGGTCACCGTGCTCGCCATGATTGCCCTCTTGCTCGGTCGTCAGCGCAGACTCAGCTTTGAAACAGGCGCCGACATCGTGAAGGACCTCTTGGAACTCCCGGATCTCGTAACAGAAACGCTCAAGCTCTCCGACAGCATCGCCGAAATTGCAAAGACGCTCTGCAAGGCAAACAACTTTTTGTACCTCGGTCGCCACTTCTGCTACCCGGTCGCCATGGAAGGAGCATTGAAGCTCAAGGAAATCAGCTACATCCACGCTGAAGGCTACCCCGCTGCAGAAATGAAGCACGGTCCAATTGCCCTTATCGACGAAAACATGCCGGTCGTGGTCATCGCCCCGAAGGATTCGCTCTTCGACAAGATCATCAGCAACATCCGCGAAATCAAGGCACGCGGTGGTAAGGTCATCGCCGTCACGACGGAAGATTGCCACCCGCTTGACGAAATCGCAGACCACATCATCACGGTCCCGAAGACCCGCCCAATGCTCATGCCGATTCTCGCCTGCGTCCCGCTCCAGTTGCTCGCTTACCACATCGCCGTGTTGCGCGGAAACGACGTGGACCAGCCGAGAAACCTCGCCAAGAGCGTGACAGTGGAATAA
- a CDS encoding ScpA family protein, whose amino-acid sequence MVDSEALEQEDYEVKIGSFNGPMDLLVYLVQKKEMTLDQIPIAEIADDFLKWVNEYSETDLSKAGDFLFMASRLMALKVQELLPAEERDPEMEEEYNEDREKLMKEMLEYQRFKQVASGLQEMEAKNFGTYSRGRLEKTQSDDDTLADANIWQLFRAYQKSLKTKISETIHHIELDYVTIQDRQQAINNYLNVHGRALFEDLLDNDSHPIVAAVTFMAMLEMIKTDDIVFRQSELFGPIWIYRKKNNPEYADEMAHETVFFSKDPEVKAGLVETIRSQAIARSKEKSVGDLAATMREAVLWTERGRNVTEEDLNAMLEGREDISEVQDNPFADMIAEADAAEGAQQAASAPDTAQQPTTPESAETAPSQNAATANDNAAAPVENTEAVSAQEAAQSATLESAEMSASEDEAPVLSKSSIPEFGANDDDDSEERAHTFEPVDEPIEEEPVKDEPAESAFQGLNEQSVQQMSDEEFAAFMQKAQAFYNNASSAQSNEAQSASTTAQSSATKPTSAASHSTNSYTSYSSSSKNSWDEPAPAAVQTVQEEEPEEDKYSSYSFGNEMTDEEYIAYLNRSARASRKEESKPAAGSEKSAASTSAAPEKPKKKSFMPEDDEGGMTDEEYQAYLAEHGDDDEDEEGPVVYGAGKD is encoded by the coding sequence ATGGTTGATTCCGAAGCTCTTGAGCAAGAAGATTATGAAGTAAAAATCGGTTCGTTTAACGGGCCGATGGATTTGCTTGTCTATCTCGTTCAGAAAAAGGAAATGACACTAGACCAGATTCCCATTGCAGAAATCGCAGATGACTTTTTGAAATGGGTGAACGAGTATTCCGAAACAGACCTTTCCAAGGCAGGCGACTTCTTGTTTATGGCAAGCCGCTTGATGGCGCTCAAGGTGCAGGAGTTGCTCCCGGCCGAAGAACGCGATCCGGAGATGGAAGAGGAATACAACGAAGACCGCGAAAAGCTCATGAAGGAAATGTTGGAATACCAGCGTTTCAAGCAGGTCGCGAGCGGTCTCCAGGAAATGGAAGCGAAGAACTTCGGAACGTATTCTCGTGGGCGCCTCGAAAAGACGCAGAGCGACGACGACACGCTCGCCGATGCAAACATCTGGCAGCTTTTCCGCGCCTACCAAAAGAGCTTAAAGACAAAGATTTCCGAGACGATCCACCATATTGAATTGGACTACGTGACGATTCAGGACCGTCAGCAGGCGATTAACAACTACCTGAACGTACATGGACGTGCGCTTTTTGAAGACTTGCTCGACAACGATTCGCACCCGATTGTCGCAGCGGTGACGTTCATGGCTATGCTTGAAATGATCAAGACGGACGACATCGTTTTCCGTCAGAGCGAACTTTTCGGACCAATCTGGATTTACCGCAAGAAGAACAACCCCGAGTACGCCGACGAAATGGCACACGAGACCGTATTCTTCAGCAAGGATCCCGAGGTCAAGGCAGGGCTTGTGGAAACAATCCGCAGCCAAGCAATTGCACGTTCCAAGGAAAAGAGCGTGGGCGACCTTGCCGCTACGATGCGCGAAGCCGTACTTTGGACGGAACGCGGCAGGAACGTCACCGAAGAAGACCTCAACGCGATGTTGGAAGGTCGCGAAGACATTTCCGAAGTGCAGGACAACCCGTTTGCCGACATGATTGCGGAAGCGGACGCCGCCGAAGGCGCTCAGCAGGCAGCAAGCGCACCTGATACCGCCCAACAGCCCACAACTCCAGAAAGTGCAGAAACCGCACCGAGCCAAAATGCCGCTACTGCAAATGACAACGCTGCGGCCCCGGTCGAAAATACGGAAGCTGTTTCGGCTCAAGAAGCCGCGCAGTCCGCAACTTTGGAAAGTGCAGAAATGTCCGCTAGCGAAGACGAAGCTCCAGTACTTAGCAAGAGTTCGATCCCTGAATTCGGCGCTAACGATGATGACGATTCAGAAGAACGCGCCCACACATTCGAACCGGTAGATGAACCCATCGAAGAAGAGCCCGTTAAGGACGAGCCCGCCGAAAGCGCATTCCAAGGTTTGAACGAGCAGTCCGTCCAGCAGATGAGCGACGAGGAATTTGCCGCCTTTATGCAGAAAGCTCAAGCATTCTACAACAACGCAAGTTCCGCACAGTCTAACGAAGCGCAATCCGCATCAACAACGGCACAGTCAAGCGCCACGAAGCCGACCTCCGCAGCATCTCACAGCACTAATTCTTACACTTCTTACAGCAGCTCCAGCAAGAACTCTTGGGATGAGCCCGCACCGGCTGCAGTTCAAACGGTTCAAGAAGAAGAGCCGGAAGAAGACAAGTATTCCTCTTACAGTTTCGGCAACGAAATGACAGACGAGGAATACATCGCCTACTTGAACCGCAGCGCCCGCGCAAGCCGTAAGGAAGAATCGAAGCCGGCGGCAGGTTCCGAGAAGTCCGCAGCATCCACAAGCGCGGCTCCCGAGAAACCCAAGAAAAAGTCTTTCATGCCCGAAGATGACGAAGGCGGAATGACGGACGAAGAATACCAGGCATACCTCGCCGAGCATGGCGACGACGATGAAGACGAAGAAGGCCCCGTTGTCTACGGAGCCGGTAAAGATTAA
- a CDS encoding TIGR02172 family protein gives MSEEVEKINLDDYVATGEGATAVSYTHKTRDTIAKLYHPGFEADCAKKDFLTSCSAFGLGVLTPKPIRLITDGERFGAEYELIRNKRSFSRIISEEPGRLQELSLIFAEMAKKLHSTKADTSKLVSTKEKFRRFYLEKAVVPDFYKQKALAFIDTVPDTPTCLHGDLQISNVITDGARTLWIDMGDFGYGDPGWDLGMLWSMTHRMDEQKADLVFHMSKENLLAHWNIFFPAYLGTTDPQKIAEATKRILPFAAVKIPYMFYIAKHFTLPDEAYPYIAKLFG, from the coding sequence ATGTCTGAAGAAGTTGAAAAAATCAATTTAGATGATTATGTAGCGACGGGAGAAGGCGCAACAGCAGTCTCGTACACGCACAAGACTCGCGATACGATTGCGAAACTTTATCACCCCGGATTCGAAGCGGACTGTGCTAAAAAAGATTTCTTGACATCTTGCAGTGCTTTTGGTTTGGGTGTCCTGACTCCAAAACCAATTCGGTTGATAACGGATGGCGAACGTTTTGGTGCTGAATATGAACTTATCCGGAATAAGCGTTCTTTTTCGAGAATTATTTCAGAAGAGCCGGGCCGACTGCAAGAGCTTTCTTTGATATTTGCAGAAATGGCTAAGAAACTCCATTCGACGAAAGCGGATACGTCAAAACTTGTGTCTACAAAAGAAAAATTCCGTCGCTTTTATCTTGAAAAGGCTGTAGTTCCTGACTTTTACAAGCAAAAGGCTTTGGCTTTTATCGACACCGTTCCCGACACCCCGACTTGCCTTCATGGCGATTTGCAAATTAGCAACGTCATTACCGATGGAGCGCGAACGCTTTGGATTGATATGGGTGATTTCGGCTATGGTGACCCTGGTTGGGATTTGGGAATGTTGTGGAGCATGACGCACAGAATGGATGAGCAAAAGGCGGATCTTGTTTTCCACATGAGTAAAGAAAATCTTTTGGCTCATTGGAACATTTTCTTCCCTGCTTATTTGGGAACGACGGACCCGCAGAAAATCGCGGAAGCCACGAAACGGATTTTGCCGTTTGCAGCAGTCAAGATTCCTTATATGTTCTATATCGCAAAGCATTTCACTTTGCCGGATGAAGCCTACCCGTATATCGCCAAACTGTTTGGATAA
- a CDS encoding TIGR02172 family protein, producing MEYQNIDISTWTQVGEGGNGKTYVHPGHPDFLLKVNNPPRCDEATVKQERDAAQHVFDLGIPTPRMFDMVRVGDGYGQLVEIIKGKKSLSRICSDDPSRISEMAKLLASLGLQLHATICDTEFFPSRKDLALKGIDASDFVADDDREKMRAFVQSIEDEKTCLHGDFQMGNLIISGDDKPYWIDLGWFSHGSPMFDIGHFFMTCQVYSQFPAAQEIFHMSQEQLKNFWNAFAEAYTGNKDISAFTALAGKFAPLDACIRSILMPTPEAYKKLFAGLVHSLVEKFY from the coding sequence ATGGAATACCAGAATATTGATATTAGTACCTGGACGCAGGTAGGTGAGGGCGGTAACGGGAAAACTTATGTGCATCCCGGTCATCCTGATTTCCTCTTGAAAGTGAATAACCCGCCTCGTTGTGATGAGGCAACCGTAAAGCAAGAACGTGACGCAGCCCAGCATGTCTTTGATTTGGGAATCCCGACTCCTCGTATGTTCGATATGGTGCGTGTGGGGGATGGTTACGGTCAGCTCGTAGAAATCATTAAGGGAAAAAAGTCTCTTTCGCGTATTTGCTCCGATGATCCGTCACGCATCAGTGAAATGGCTAAGTTGCTTGCTTCATTGGGCCTGCAACTGCACGCGACGATTTGCGATACGGAGTTTTTCCCAAGCCGCAAGGATCTTGCCCTGAAGGGTATCGATGCGTCTGATTTTGTTGCAGATGATGATAGAGAAAAAATGCGGGCGTTTGTTCAGAGTATAGAAGACGAGAAAACCTGCTTGCATGGCGATTTCCAGATGGGCAACCTGATTATTTCTGGTGACGATAAACCTTATTGGATTGATCTTGGCTGGTTTAGTCACGGGTCGCCAATGTTCGATATAGGGCATTTTTTCATGACTTGCCAAGTTTATTCTCAGTTCCCGGCAGCGCAGGAAATTTTCCACATGTCGCAGGAACAGTTGAAAAACTTCTGGAATGCGTTTGCTGAGGCCTACACGGGGAATAAGGACATTTCCGCCTTCACTGCTCTTGCTGGCAAGTTTGCTCCTTTGGATGCTTGTATCCGTTCAATCTTGATGCCGACTCCTGAAGCTTATAAGAAGTTGTTTGCAGGATTGGTTCATTCCCTGGTCGAAAAGTTTTATTAA
- a CDS encoding zinc metallopeptidase, with the protein MMFDPLYMMILVVTLVLSGAVSLLVKKRFAAGQKVTISSGLTGADVAKAILMEAGITDVKILKHQGFLSDHYNPLNKTLNLSPEVYSGRNASAAGVAAHEVGHAIQHAEGYFPLWLRSAIVPAANIGSNLGPWLVIIGIMLMGMGKALGQSLAVVGVVLFALATLFTLVTVPVEFDASARAKKALARMEVVAAGREYNTVSGVLFAAGLTYVAAAISSILQLLYWAYRAGLLGGRNDD; encoded by the coding sequence ATGATGTTCGATCCTTTATACATGATGATTCTCGTGGTGACGCTCGTGCTTTCGGGCGCCGTTTCCCTGTTGGTCAAGAAGCGTTTTGCCGCTGGCCAAAAAGTCACAATTTCTAGCGGCCTCACCGGAGCCGATGTTGCCAAGGCTATCCTTATGGAAGCTGGCATTACTGACGTGAAAATCCTCAAGCACCAGGGCTTCCTTTCGGACCATTACAATCCGCTGAACAAGACGCTCAACCTGTCGCCCGAAGTCTATTCCGGCCGCAATGCAAGTGCCGCAGGCGTAGCCGCTCACGAAGTCGGTCACGCCATCCAGCATGCCGAAGGCTACTTCCCGCTGTGGCTCCGTTCTGCCATTGTGCCTGCCGCCAACATCGGTTCTAATCTCGGACCATGGCTCGTGATTATTGGCATTATGCTTATGGGCATGGGCAAGGCTCTTGGCCAGTCTCTCGCGGTTGTAGGTGTGGTGCTCTTTGCGCTTGCGACACTCTTTACGCTTGTGACCGTGCCTGTGGAATTTGACGCTTCTGCACGTGCCAAGAAGGCTCTTGCCCGCATGGAAGTCGTTGCCGCAGGTCGCGAATACAATACCGTCTCTGGCGTGCTCTTTGCCGCAGGCCTCACGTACGTCGCCGCTGCAATTTCTTCTATCTTGCAGTTGCTCTACTGGGCATACCGCGCGGGGCTCCTCGGCGGTCGTAACGACGATTAA
- a CDS encoding ABC transporter permease gives MISRLLKVTLTEWKLFVTDPAAVLLLVVAGILYAFYYPTAYVNQTVTRVPVAVVDLDHSAKSRELTRMAAATQQVEVKAVFNDMLQAETAMAREDIFGFMVIPENMEKDLIDKKTTKIDIFTHGAYVMLHGTIGTAFSTCALTVGAVSKVKAIALGKKVPSAKAMAMRDPMPLSIQTMFNNTGSYSNYVVPSVLVVILQQSLIIGICIMGGSRAHRRFRRNNRYSEVENESMPYRYLGRSLAYFLHYCCFILFYHCFIYNLFDFPRRGELLPMTIFAVVFLASVINFGMCLSQVFLHRESSMQLFLNLSIPILFLANFSWPSYLMPSWMVGLSYILPSTFAVPAWLSIEQMGGDIYDVAPKLYLLAIQAVIYFVLGMFLTHLRDKSKFTTGDM, from the coding sequence ATGATTAGTCGTCTTTTGAAAGTTACTTTGACAGAATGGAAGTTGTTCGTAACGGACCCTGCTGCGGTGTTGTTGCTTGTGGTGGCGGGTATTCTCTACGCGTTTTACTACCCGACAGCATACGTGAACCAGACGGTGACACGAGTTCCTGTAGCTGTGGTGGATTTGGACCATTCTGCAAAATCCCGTGAACTTACGCGAATGGCGGCTGCAACGCAACAGGTCGAAGTCAAGGCTGTCTTTAACGACATGCTCCAAGCGGAAACCGCAATGGCGCGTGAAGACATTTTCGGCTTCATGGTCATTCCCGAGAACATGGAAAAGGACTTGATCGACAAGAAAACGACCAAGATTGATATCTTTACGCATGGCGCCTACGTGATGCTCCACGGTACGATTGGAACGGCATTCTCGACATGTGCATTGACTGTCGGTGCGGTGAGTAAGGTGAAGGCGATTGCGCTTGGCAAAAAGGTGCCCTCGGCAAAGGCAATGGCGATGCGAGACCCGATGCCGCTATCCATCCAGACAATGTTCAACAATACGGGCAGCTATTCGAATTACGTTGTCCCGAGCGTGCTTGTGGTGATTTTGCAGCAGTCGCTGATTATCGGCATTTGCATTATGGGTGGATCCCGTGCTCACAGGCGTTTCCGTAGGAACAATCGCTATTCCGAAGTTGAAAACGAGAGCATGCCGTACCGTTACTTAGGGCGTTCGCTCGCATACTTCTTGCATTATTGCTGCTTCATCTTGTTCTACCATTGTTTCATCTACAACTTGTTCGACTTCCCGCGTCGTGGCGAACTCTTGCCGATGACGATTTTTGCGGTGGTGTTCCTTGCATCGGTCATCAACTTTGGCATGTGCCTCTCGCAAGTTTTCTTGCACCGCGAATCGAGCATGCAGCTGTTCCTGAACCTCTCCATCCCAATCTTGTTCCTTGCGAACTTTAGCTGGCCGAGCTATTTGATGCCGAGCTGGATGGTGGGGCTTTCGTACATTCTGCCGAGTACGTTTGCCGTACCCGCATGGCTCTCGATTGAACAGATGGGCGGTGACATTTACGATGTGGCGCCTAAGCTTTATCTGCTAGCGATACAGGCGGTCATCTACTTCGTGCTGGGCATGTTCCTCACGCATTTGCGCGACAAGAGCAAGTTCACCACCGGTGACATGTAA
- a CDS encoding ABC transporter permease has protein sequence MLKGLLKTIGKIYFGHKIVLWMILTVLPVGVSVFMLEMFSSEIVQHIPVGILKQDHSQLADRLERAIQSSPVLDVKLNCHDMSECEHAVIRGDLQTFIVLPTDLERRALRLEAPVIPVFSSGQNYLTNMFATKEIRAVITSIGSDLFAASYDDPVKTEIHSVGNIEGNYQGFLALGLLSAMFHLAGMLVAVYIASFPLRDHRVREFFSSAERSWVTLGVAAFVPAVIILWLEYMGCYAYTHRMLMPMSFEEFVMVSVAQLLMVICCFGAGITFVGVTGVMRIATGVAGVIGGPAFAFAGQTFPVMAMPFAVRCFAFLLPLTHVLRVQSMMLLGDVGMAESWEVIKLMGGMALFWSLLGCFTIVLRWQYRLKLDSQMPVVVEEENIVPVDTLFKKLLKKIRRRK, from the coding sequence GTGCTGAAAGGTCTTTTAAAGACAATCGGGAAGATTTACTTCGGCCACAAGATTGTTTTGTGGATGATTCTTACGGTGCTCCCCGTAGGCGTTTCCGTCTTCATGCTGGAAATGTTCTCGAGCGAAATCGTGCAGCACATCCCGGTGGGCATTCTCAAGCAGGACCATAGCCAACTTGCGGACCGCTTGGAACGTGCAATCCAGTCGAGCCCCGTGCTCGATGTTAAATTGAATTGCCACGACATGAGCGAATGTGAACATGCGGTGATTCGCGGAGACTTGCAGACGTTTATCGTGCTCCCGACGGATTTGGAACGCCGTGCTTTGCGACTTGAAGCGCCTGTGATCCCCGTTTTTTCCAGTGGTCAGAACTACCTCACGAACATGTTTGCGACAAAGGAAATCCGTGCGGTCATCACAAGTATCGGTTCGGACCTTTTTGCCGCTTCGTATGATGACCCAGTCAAGACGGAAATCCATTCGGTGGGTAACATCGAGGGCAATTACCAGGGGTTCCTGGCACTAGGGCTTTTGTCTGCGATGTTCCACTTGGCAGGGATGCTTGTGGCGGTGTATATTGCTTCGTTCCCGCTTCGCGACCATCGCGTCCGTGAATTTTTTAGTTCTGCAGAACGTTCTTGGGTAACGCTTGGCGTGGCCGCTTTTGTCCCGGCTGTGATTATCCTCTGGCTCGAATACATGGGTTGCTATGCATACACGCACCGCATGCTTATGCCGATGAGCTTTGAAGAATTTGTGATGGTCTCCGTAGCGCAACTTTTGATGGTGATTTGTTGCTTTGGTGCGGGCATTACTTTTGTGGGCGTGACTGGCGTGATGCGTATTGCGACAGGCGTTGCGGGCGTGATTGGCGGCCCTGCATTTGCGTTTGCCGGTCAGACGTTCCCTGTGATGGCGATGCCGTTTGCCGTGCGTTGCTTTGCATTCTTGCTCCCGCTCACTCACGTGCTCCGCGTGCAGTCTATGATGCTCCTCGGTGATGTCGGCATGGCTGAATCCTGGGAAGTTATCAAACTCATGGGCGGCATGGCCTTGTTCTGGAGTTTGCTTGGTTGCTTTACAATTGTGCTCCGCTGGCAATACCGCTTGAAACTGGATTCTCAAATGCCGGTTGTCGTTGAAGAAGAAAACATCGTGCCCGTTGATACGCTATTCAAGAAGTTGCTCAAGAAAATCAGGAGGCGCAAATGA
- a CDS encoding HlyD family secretion protein, with product MNALKMIGKVVVVLALIVLVIMGISQLQQFATQPRELFLQGQMEARRVLVAGKVPGRIERLLVHEGDVVYKDSLVAVISSPEIEAKKMQAQGALGAAKAQASKARNGARSEDITALKAMADRAQEAATLAKNTYNRVQKLYNEGVLPLQKRDEAETQMKATQSAADAARAQYNQAVAGARSEDKAAANALVMQAKGANAEVDAYLEETKIRTPITGEVSLKLAEEGEVVGSGMPIIAVTDLNDSWAVFHLREDYLKNVSKGKKFYLQVPALDKTIEMTVSYIASVGDYATWRSSKESSGFDLKTFEVRMRPTHKVENLRPGMSVLLPADDIQ from the coding sequence ATGAACGCATTAAAGATGATTGGAAAAGTTGTTGTCGTACTTGCCTTGATAGTGCTCGTCATTATGGGCATCTCCCAGCTCCAGCAGTTCGCAACGCAACCGCGTGAACTGTTCTTGCAAGGCCAGATGGAAGCCCGCCGCGTGCTCGTGGCAGGGAAGGTCCCGGGCCGTATCGAACGTTTGCTCGTTCACGAAGGCGATGTCGTCTACAAGGATTCTCTTGTGGCTGTTATCAGCAGCCCGGAAATCGAAGCCAAGAAAATGCAGGCTCAGGGCGCACTCGGTGCTGCCAAGGCTCAAGCAAGCAAGGCCCGCAATGGTGCCCGCAGCGAAGACATCACGGCGCTCAAGGCAATGGCTGATCGTGCTCAAGAAGCCGCAACGCTTGCCAAGAACACTTACAACCGCGTGCAGAAACTCTACAACGAAGGCGTGCTTCCGCTCCAGAAGCGCGATGAAGCTGAAACGCAGATGAAGGCGACCCAGTCCGCTGCTGATGCCGCCCGCGCTCAGTACAACCAGGCAGTTGCTGGTGCCCGTAGCGAAGACAAGGCCGCCGCAAACGCTCTCGTGATGCAGGCCAAGGGCGCGAACGCCGAAGTCGATGCCTACCTCGAAGAAACCAAGATTCGCACGCCGATTACCGGTGAAGTTTCTCTCAAGCTCGCCGAAGAAGGCGAAGTTGTCGGTTCCGGTATGCCGATTATCGCCGTGACGGACTTGAACGATTCCTGGGCGGTGTTCCACCTCCGTGAAGATTACCTCAAGAACGTCTCCAAGGGCAAAAAGTTCTACCTCCAGGTTCCTGCTCTTGATAAGACCATCGAAATGACCGTAAGCTACATCGCTTCTGTCGGTGACTATGCCACATGGCGCAGCTCCAAGGAAAGCTCCGGCTTTGACCTCAAGACGTTCGAAGTTCGCATGCGCCCGACACACAAGGTCGAGAACCTCCGCCCGGGCATGAGCGTCTTGCTCCCTGCCGACGATATTCAATAA